A stretch of the Amycolatopsis sp. BJA-103 genome encodes the following:
- a CDS encoding IS1634 family transposase: MASVIGKKVGGRTYYYLVTSARVDGEPRVVSQRYLGTAEEIGRAMDGDVSAPGEARHRTFGDVAAVWATLRRLGFVRRVDEAVGAQRAETTLGSHLALAVLHRATAPDTDLASWWEDGVAREFLKADLANHWRALQRLTPERITRIETAVAEAVLSALGTGNAALAVDVPQFATFTTADPCRCELAGLGLVVTKDGAIPLASHTYPREGAPPFAALADDLRERYPAGDVTLVFTAGQAAQLDLGRHFVGALPLADHPDLLAKPASARKPVDPVRFAGLTAFDTRAVVGGVRRRVILTHSEILHNAQARAFGDELGTATRELAGLGAALAAGTYRGDRGQVNAEIARITRGRRVERVLSPSLAGTRPGEIRLTWKVDDAAVSRLRDEFFGKQVLVTDHDWPVSEVVTAYRARTHLDSTFRWLTGSAVAGPAPRWDWTPHRIAVHTLVTVLASTVTHLMRREADRAGMNLSVRELMDSLAGIGETVLRYPSTGGRPRTRRLLTERSPEQQALFDLFGL, encoded by the coding sequence GTGGCTTCGGTGATCGGCAAGAAGGTCGGCGGGCGGACGTACTACTACCTCGTCACCTCCGCCAGGGTCGACGGCGAGCCCCGCGTGGTGTCCCAGCGCTACCTCGGCACGGCCGAAGAGATCGGGCGCGCGATGGACGGCGACGTCTCCGCGCCCGGCGAAGCGCGGCACCGGACCTTCGGCGACGTCGCGGCCGTGTGGGCCACTTTGCGGCGGCTCGGTTTCGTCCGCAGGGTCGACGAAGCCGTCGGAGCCCAGCGCGCCGAGACCACCTTGGGCTCGCATCTCGCGCTCGCCGTCCTGCACCGGGCGACGGCGCCGGACACGGACCTGGCTTCCTGGTGGGAAGACGGCGTCGCGCGCGAGTTCCTGAAGGCCGACCTGGCGAATCACTGGCGAGCGCTGCAACGCCTCACCCCGGAACGGATCACGCGGATCGAGACCGCCGTCGCTGAAGCGGTGCTCTCGGCGCTGGGGACGGGGAACGCCGCGCTCGCCGTCGACGTGCCGCAGTTCGCCACCTTCACCACGGCCGACCCCTGCCGTTGCGAACTCGCCGGCCTCGGCCTGGTGGTCACCAAGGACGGCGCGATCCCGCTGGCGTCGCACACGTACCCGAGGGAAGGGGCACCGCCGTTCGCCGCGCTCGCGGACGACCTCCGGGAGCGGTACCCGGCGGGCGACGTCACGCTGGTCTTCACCGCCGGTCAGGCCGCGCAACTGGACCTCGGACGGCATTTCGTCGGCGCGCTCCCGCTTGCGGACCACCCGGACCTGCTGGCGAAACCGGCGTCCGCGCGCAAACCCGTCGATCCGGTGCGCTTCGCCGGGCTGACCGCCTTCGACACCAGAGCCGTGGTCGGGGGCGTGCGGCGGCGCGTGATCCTGACGCATTCGGAGATCCTGCACAACGCGCAGGCCCGGGCGTTCGGCGACGAACTCGGCACCGCGACCCGCGAGCTCGCCGGCCTCGGCGCCGCACTCGCCGCGGGCACCTACCGGGGAGACCGCGGCCAGGTGAACGCCGAAATCGCGCGGATCACGCGCGGCCGCCGCGTCGAGCGGGTGCTCTCACCTTCCCTGGCGGGCACCAGGCCGGGGGAGATCCGGCTGACGTGGAAGGTGGACGACGCCGCCGTGTCCCGGCTGCGCGACGAGTTCTTCGGCAAGCAGGTGCTGGTCACCGACCACGACTGGCCGGTGTCCGAGGTCGTCACCGCCTACCGCGCCCGGACGCACCTCGACTCGACGTTCCGCTGGCTGACCGGCTCCGCCGTCGCCGGTCCGGCCCCGCGCTGGGACTGGACCCCGCACCGGATCGCCGTCCACACGCTGGTGACGGTGCTCGCGTCGACGGTCACGCACCTCATGCGGCGCGAGGCCGACCGGGCGGGGATGAACCTGTCGGTCCGCGAGTTGATGGACAGTCTGGCGGGGATCGGGGAGACGGTGCTGCGG